In Peptostreptococcus equinus, the DNA window ATACTCGATTTGACTAACATCAGAGCTATAATTAAACCTAAAAATGCATCTAATTGTATTTTCCACTTTAAATATATTATAGCTGCTAAAATTATGGAAAATGACACAAAAGCATCCATCCTTGCTTCTAATCCTGAAGCAACTAACGAATCTGAATCGTTAGTTTTTCCAACTCTATGTGTATATATACTAAGTACTATTTTTATTGCACCTGTAATACCCATAATTAATAGAGTTGTAAATGTGTAATTTGGCTTTGATGGGTTCAACAACTCCTGTACTGATTCTACAACTGCACTAATACCTACATATGTGATTATTATTGAAATAGTTAACGAGCTAACATATTCTATCCTACCATATCCAAATGGATGGCTTTTATCTGGCTTTTTTCCAGCATAACGTGTTGCTGTAATAGTTATTATGGATGATAAAGCATCGGTAAAATTATTTACAGCAGTTAGCACAATAGAAATTGAACTGGATAAAGTTCCTATTATTACTTTTATTATAGCCAATATAATATTAGATAATATTCCTATTACACTGGCTCTGATTATATTTCTTTTTCTATTTGATAAGTCCATTTAATACCTCATTATTTATTTTTTAAGCAATTTACAACACCCAAAATTTGCATTGATTTACTAAATTTAATATACCCATATTATACAATTATTACTCTTTACTACAAATTATAGTGCCCTTAAATATTTATTTAAGGGCACTTGCTTATTATACTTGCAAATATCATCTGTGCAAGTTTTAATAAATAAAGAAACTCTAGATAAAATCTAGAGTCTTTTTAACGTGGCTACGTCCTATTCTCCCAGGCAGCTTCCCACCAAGTACCTTCAGCGCTAAAGAGCTTAACTTCTGTGTTCGGTATGGAAACAGGTGTATCCTCTTTGCTGTAATAACCACATATTTAATTGAAAGTTTGTACCTTCAAAACTGAATATATTATGTATTATGTCATCTTTTTTGGTCAAGTCCTCGATCTATTAGTATCAGTAAGCTATATACATTGCTGCACTTACACCTCTGACCTATCAACCAGGTAGTCTTCCTGGGATCTTAACCTTGCGGTGGGAAATCTTATCTTGAAGTTGGCTTCGCGCTTAGATGCTTTCAGCGCTTATCCTTTCCATACATAGCTACCCAGCTATGCCCTTGGCAGAACAACTGGTACACCAGAGGTATGTCCATCCCGGTCCTCTCGTACTAAGGACAGATCTTCTCAAATTTCCTACGCCTGCGACGGATAGGGACCGAACTGTCTCACGACGTTCTGAACCCAGCTCGCGTACCACTTTAATGGGCGAACAGCCCAACCCTTGGGACCAACTACAGCCCCAGGATGTGATGAGCCGACATCGAGGTGCCAAACCTCCCCGTCGATGTGGACTCTTGGGGGAGATAAGCCTGTTATCCCCAGGGTAGCTTTTATCCGTTGAGCGATGGCCCTTCCATTCAGAACCACCGGATCACTAAGTCCGTATTTCTACCTTGCTCGACCTGTATGTCTTGCAATCAAGCTCCCTTTTGCCTTTACACTCTTCGTACGATTTCCGACCGTACTGAGGGAACCTTTGAGCGCCTCCGTTACCTTTTGGGAGGCGACCGCCCCAGTCAAACTGCCCACCAGACAGTGTCCCAAGACCAGATTCATGGCCTATGGTTAGAGTCCCAATACTACAAGGGTGGTATCCCAAGGCTGACTCCATCAAAACTGACGCCCTGATTTCATAGTCTCCCACCTATCCTGTACATGTAGTATCGAAACCCAATGTCAAGCTACAGTAAAGCTCCATGGGGTCTTTCCGTCCTGTCGCAGGTACCCGGCATCTTCACCGGGATTACAATTTCACCGAGTCTGTTGTTGAGACAGTGCCCAAATCGTTACGCCTTTCGTGCGGGTCGGAACTTACCCGACAAGGAATTTCGCTACCTTAGGACCGTTATAGTTACGGCCGCCGTTTACTGGGGCTTAAGATCACTGCTTCGATTGCTCTAACAGATCCCCTTAACCTTCCAGCACCGGGCAGGCGTCAGCTCCTATACATCGTCTTGCGACTTAGCAGAAACCTATGTTTTTGGTAAACAGTCGCTTGGGCCAATTCTCTGCGGCCCCATTTCTGGGGCACCCCTTATCCCTAAGTTACGGGGTCATTTTGCCGAGTTCCTTAACAACAGTTCTCTCGCTGGCCTTAGGATACTCTCCTCACCCACCTGTGTCGGTTTGCGGTACGGGTACCTTTAATCTCGATAGAGACTTTTCTCGACAGTGTGAAATCAGCTGCTTCGCTACTTAGTTTCGCTCCCATTCGTATCCTAGCATTAATCAAACGGATTTGCCTATTTGATCTGCCTCAATACTTAGACACACATAACCAACAGTGTGCTCAGCTTATCCTACTGTGTCATCCCATCTCTCAAACGATTATCGGTAGTACAGGAATATCAACCTGTTATCCATCGCCTACGCCTTTCGGCCTGAGCTTAGGTCCCGACTAACCCAGGGAGGACGAACCTTCCCCTGGAAACCTTGGGTTTACGGCCTGAGGGATTCTCACCCTCATCTCGCTACTCATGCCAACATTCTCTCTCCCATACTGTCCACAGCTCCTTACGGTACTGCTTCATCCTGCATGGGAAGCTCCTCTACCCATCATATTTGATGCCGTAGCTTCGGTAGTATGTTTTAGCCCCGGAAATCTTCGGCGCAGGATCACTCGACCAGTGAGCTATTACGCACTCTTTAAATGAATGGCTGCTTCTAAGCCAACATCCTGGTTGTCTATGCAATCCCACATCCTTTACCACTTAACATACATTTTGGGACCTTAGCTGACGGTCTGGGCTCTTTCCCTTTCGACTATGAACCTTATCACCCACAGTCTGACTCCTGAATAAAAGATTATGGCATTCGGAGTTTGATAGTCTTCGGTAAGTGCAATACCCCCTAGGACATTCAGTGCTCTACCTCCACATCTCTACATTCAAGGCTAGCCCTAAAGCTATTTCGAGGAGAACCAGCTATCTCCGAGCTCGATTGGAATTTCACCGCTACCCACAAGTCATCCCCGCACTTTTCAACGTACGTGGGTTCGGACCTCCGCGAAATTTTACTTTCGTTTCATCCTGCTCATGGGTAGGTCGCCCGGTTTCGGGTCTACGTCATGTAACTAATTCGCCCAGTTAAGACTCGCTTTCGCTACGGCTACACACCTGAAGTGCTTAACCTTGCCACATAACGTAACTCGTTGGCCCGTTCTACAAAAAGTACGCGGTCACGCGAATAATGCGCTCCCACAGATTGTAAGTGTAGGGTTTCAGGTTCTATTTCACTCCCCTCCCGGGGTTCTTTTCACCTTTCCCTCACGGTACTATTCACTATCGGTCACTAGGTAGTATTTAGCCTTGGTGGATGGTCCCACCTGCTTCCCACAAGGTTTCACGTGTCTCGTGGTACTCTGGATCATGTCGGAGTCTTCTTGCTTTGTTTACGGGACTATTACCCTCTGTGGTCGAACTTTCCAGAACTGTTCTACTCACAATACCTCTCCTTTGTGACATGTCCGCAACCCCAAATTAGTAAACTAACTTGGTTTGGGCTCTTCCGCGTTCGCTCGCCGCTACTTACGGAATCGAATTTCTTTCTCTTCCTTCAGGTACTTAGATGTTTCAGTTCCCTGAGTTCCCCTCCATAGACTATGTATTCATCTAGGGATACTTGAACATTACTTCAAGTGAGTTTCCTCATTCAGAAATCTTTGGATCAAAGTGTATGTGCCACTCCCCAAAGCTTATCGCAGCTTATCACGTCTTTCATCGGCTCCTAGTGCCAAGGCATCCGCCCTACACCCTTAATAACTTGACCAGTTATTATTGAGATTTTTCTAAATTTAAGACTTACGTCTTGTTAAGAATAATTGGTGTTTTTACAAGTTTTCTCTTGGATAGATTACTATCATTTTATTAGATGTCATTGTATATCACAATATATTCAGTTTTCAAGGTACAATACTCGTTTATCTTTTTGTATTCTTTAAGATACTCCTTATAAAATACTCAGTCACATACTAATTGTATGTTCCATCCTATTTTTTAAGTGCGTCTCTTAAATTATATCAAAAATATTTCACGAGCTTTATGATACTTATTGAAAGTATTTTTATTTGAAGTTTTCATGTTAAATGAACCTTCAAAATTGAACAGCAGGTAATTCTCCTTAGAAAGGAGGTGATCCAGCCGCACCTTCCGATACGGCTACCTTGTTACGACTTCACCCCAGTTATCGACTCCACCTTCGACGATTTCCTCCTTACGGTTGGATAATCGGCTTCGGGTGTTTCCGACTCCCATGGTGTGACGGGCGGTGTGTACAAGACCCGGGAACGCATTCACCGCAGCATTCTGATCTGCGATTACTAGTAACTCCAGCTTCATGTAGGCGAGTTTCAGCCTACAATCCGAACTGAGAATGGCTTTAAGGGATTAGCTCCACCTCACGGTTTGGCAACCCTCTGTACCACCCATTGTAGCACGTGTGTAGCCCTAAGCATAAGGGGCATGATGATTTGACGTCATCCCCACCTTCCTCCAGGTTATCCCTGGCAGTCTCTCTAGAGTGCCCAACTAAATGCTGGCAACTAAAGACAAGGGTTGCGCTCGTTGCGGGACTTAACCCAACATCTCACGACACGAGCTGACGACAACCATGCACCACCTGTCACTTTAGCCCCGAAGGGAAGGTGTGATTAAACACCGGTCTAAAGGATGTCAAGCTTAGGTAAGGTTCTTCGCGTTGCTTCGAATTAAACCACATGCTCCGCTACTTGTGCGGGTCCCCGTCAATTCCTTTGAGTTTCACACTTGCGTGCGTACTCCCCAGGCGGAGTACTTAATGCGTTAGCTGCGGCACCGAGGGGGGTAACCCCCGACACCTAGTACTCATCGTTTACGGCGTGGACTACCAGGGTATCTAATCCTGTTTGCTACCCACGCTTTCGTGCCTCAGTGTCAGTTGCAGTCCAGAAAGCCGCCTTCGCTACTGGTGTTCCTCCCAATATCTACGCATTTCACCGCTACACTGGGAATTCCACTTTCCTCTCCTGCACTCAAGTCTTCCAGTTTCAGAGGCTGACTACGGTTGAGCCGTAGGCTTTAACCACTGACTTGAAAGACCACCTACGCACCCTTTACGCCCAGTAAATCCGGATAACGCTAGCCCCCTACGTATTACCGCGGCTGCTGGCACGTAGTTAGCCGGGGCTTCCTCACAGGGTACCGTCATTATCTTCCCCTGCAACAGAACTTTACGATCCGAAGACCTTCATCGTTCACGCGGCGTTGCTGCATCAGGCTTTCGCCCATTGTGCAATATTCCCCACTGCTGCCTCCCGTAGGAGTTTGGACCGTGTCTCAGTTCCAATGTGGCCGATCACCCTCTCAGGTCGGCTACTGATCGTTGCCTTGGTGGGCTGTTATCTCACCAACTAGCTAATCAGACGCGGGTCCATCCTATACCGCTAACACTTTGATACATCTACGATGCCATAAATGTACATTATCATGTATTAGTAAACTTTTCAGTATGTTATCCATGTGTATAGGGCAGGTTACCCACGCGTTACTCACCCGTCCGCCGCTCAACTTAAAGATGCAAGCATCAATAAGTCGCGCTCGACTTGCATGTGTTAGGCACGCCGCCAGCGTTCATCCTGAGCCAGGATCAAACTCTCATAAAAAATTTGTTCTGCGCTCAGACTATTGTTATCTCTAAAATATCTGGCTTGGTTTGTTTGTGGTTTAAATCTTGAAAAACTATTGTCTTATCAAGTTTAAACGATTAATCAATTTGCTATTTAAAGCTTATTGAATTAACCTGCTGTTCAATTTTCAAAGTTCATTTCAGTCGTTTGTGACGACTTATTAATAATAACATTTTTTATTTTTATTGTCAACACTTTTTTTAAAAACTTTTTATTTTCTTTTCTTAAGTTTTTCACTAAAAATGCTTTCAAATGAAATGTTGTCATAATTTTTTTCTAATGAAATTTATTAAAATCTCACTTAATCCTTTTTATTATGTTTTCCTTTTCTTAAAGGACAAGTAATACTATATCATCTCAAAATATAAGTGTCAATACTTTTTTTAAACTTTTTTATTTTTTTAATTTTTTTAGGTCCTATGATTAATTGTATAAGACTTTAGATAGACTTTTAAATCCTTACACTCTACTATACTATATGCTTACACTTTACTTAGTGTATTAAAATATCTAATACTCTTAAAGATTAACCCAATATATTTTTCACTAAGCCAAATATATTGGGTTTTAAGATGGAGTTTTTTAAAAACTATAATATAAATTTTAAACCGTATAATTTAGTTACATAATTTAATTATATAATTTAACTATATAATGTAAGTATTATATATATTGTTAAAATTATGCAATTAAATAAAAGATTATTACTACTATATATAATAGCAACAAAATAAAACGATAATGTTAAATCCTTAAAATAATATTTGTTCAAAATCATTTGATAATTTTTATCAATCTCTAGTTTAACTCTTCTTTTTTTAATAAATATTTTTTATTATAAATACCGTAATTTTAATATATTGTATCAATTTGAGTCATTTATAAATTTCTTTTTTTATTTGTTTCTATATATGGTATAATATTCACGTTAACATTAAATATAAATACTATATATGCAAACTATTATAGAAAAAGTAAAATTAAATTAATTTATATCTTATTTATGCATTTTGTATACAAAAAGTTCTTGTATATATATTATTATTATGTTATCATCAAATTGTAGATGATACACATAATCATTTATTAATTTTAGGAGGTGCTATTATGACAGCGTGGAATAGCTTTAAAACAGGAAATTGGACAGAAAATATAGACGTTCATGATTTTATTAATTTAAACTATAAGCCTTATGAAGGAGACGATTCTTTTTTAGAAGGTCCTAGCGATGCTACAACAAAATTATGGAGTGAAGTTAGCGATAAGTTTAAAGAAGAAATAGAAAACGGAGGCACATTAGACGTAGATACTGATACTATATCTGGTATTGATGCCTATGATCCTGGATACATAGACAAAGCTTTAGAACAGATAGTTGGTCTTCAAACTGATGCTCCTCTAAAGCGTGCTGTAATGCCATATGGTGGTATAAGAATGGTAGAAAATTCTTGTGAAGCCTATGGTTACAAGTTAAATCCAGAAATAACAAAAATCTTTACTAAATATAGAAAGACACATAATCAAGGTGTATTTGATGCCTATACAGATGAAATGAAAGCTGCAAGAAGAGCTGGTGTAATAACTGGTTTGCCAGATGCTTATGGTAGAGGTAGAATAATAGGCGACTATAGACGCGTGGCTTTATATGGTGTAGATTTACTTATAGAAAAAAAGAAAGAAGAAAAATTATCACTAGCTGATAAGCCAATGACTGAAGATATTATCAGACTTCGTGAAGAATTATCAGAACAATTGGTAGCCTTAAACAAATTAAAAAATATGGCTACATCATATGGTTTTGATATATCTAAGCCAGCAACAAATGCAAAAGAAGCTGTTCAGTGGCTATACTTCGCTTATCTAGCAGCAATAAAAGATCAGAATGGTGCTGCTATGTCTCTTGGTAGAACATCTACATTCTTAGATATCTACATTCAGAGAGATTTAGAAAATGGGATAATAACAGAAAAAGAAGCTCAGGAATTGATGGATCACTTTGTTATGAAATTAAGATTAGTTAAGTTCCTTAGAACTCCAGAATATAACGATTTATTTTCAGGAGATCCAACTTGGGTAACAGAATCAATCGGTGGTATGAATGCTGATGGTAGAACTTATGTAACTAAAAATTCATTTAGGATACTAAATACATTATATAATATCGGACCATCACCAGAACCAAACCTAACTGTTCTTTGGTCAACAAAGTTACCTCAAAACTTCAAGAACTTCTGCTCAAAAGTTTCAATCGATACTAGTTCAATCCAGTATGAAAATGATGATTTAATGCAAGGATTCAACGGCGATGATTATGGTATAGCGTGTTGCGTATCTCCAATGAGAATCGGTAAGCAAATGCAGTTCTTCGGGGCAAGAGTTAACTTAGCTAAGACACTTCTTTACAGTATCAATGGTGGTATTGACGAAAAATCAGGTGCACAAGTCGGACCAAAGATGGATGTATTATCTGACGAAATATTAGATTATGATAAGGTAAAAGAAAGATTTGATTCATATTCAGCTTGGCTAGCGGGATTATATGTAAATACACTAAATGTAATTCACTATATGCATGACAAGTATTCATATGAATCTCTTGAAATGGCTTTACATGATATGGAAATCAAGAGAACAATGGCTTGTGGTATAGCTGGACTTTCAGTAGCGGCTGACTCTCTTTCAGCAATAAAATATGCTAAGGTAAAGGCAATAAGGAATGAAAATAATATAGTTACTGACTTTGAGGTTGAAGGAGACTTCCCTAAATATGGTAACAATGACGACAGAGTTGACTCAATTGCAGTTGATTTAGTAAAATCTTTTATGAACAATGTGAGAAAGCATAAGACTTATAGAGATGCTATACATACACAGTCAGTTCTTACAATAACTTCAAATGTTGTATATGGTAAGAAGACTGGTAATACACCAGATGGTAGAAAGGCTGGAGAACCATTTGCTCCAGGAGCTAATCCAATGCATGGTAGAGATACTCATGGTGCTCTAGCATCATTATCTTCAGTAGCAAAACTTCCATTTGAAGATGCACAAGATGGTATTTCAAATACATTCTCAATCGTACCTGGTGCTTTAGGTAAAAATAAGGACGAGAGAATATCTAACCTATCAACAATGATGGATGGATACTTTATTCAGAAAGCTCAGCATCTAAACGTAAATGTTCTTGACAAGGCTACTCTACTTGATGCTATGGAAAGACCTGAAGAATATCCACAGCTTACAATCAGAGTATCTGGATACGCTGTAAACTTCATCAAACTTACAAAAGAACAACAGATGGATGTTATAAATAGAACATTCCACGGTAAAATGGCTTAAGCAAATTTGTTTGATTGTAATATGAGGTTGAATTAAGAATATATAATTATTAAGGGGGCTTGTCCCCCTTTTAATAAATAGAAAGTGAAGTGATAATAATGGCAGTGATGGGAAGAATACATTCAGTAGAAACATTTGGTACAGTAGATGGGCCTGGTATAAGATATGTTGTATTTGCACAAGGTTGTAATCTAAAATGTAAGTTCTGCCACAACAGAGATACATGGGAAATGAACGCAGGAAAGTTAGTCAGTTCCGACGAAATAATAGAAGATATGTTAAAATATAAATCATTTTATAAAGATGGTGGAATTACTATGTCTGGCGGTGAAGCTGCCCTACAAGTTGACTTTGTTAGAGATATCTTCAAACAAGCTAAAAAACACGAAGTTCATACCTGTCTTGATACAAACGGCTATCTAGATGTAGAAAGAATAAAACCAATATTAGAATATACTGATTTAGTCTTATTAGATTTAAAACATATGATTCCTGAAAACTCCATTTGGCTTACAGGAGCACCTTCTGAAAAAGCGCAGATACTTGCTAGATACTTAGATGATGTAAATATACCTGTATATATAAGACATGTACTAATACCTGATATAACAGATAGTGAGGAAAATCTTACTAGAATGGTTAATTTTGTAAAAACTCTACATAATGTAGTAAGGTTTGAATTTTTACCTTATCATATCATGGGTGTCTCTAAATGGGAACAGATGAATAAAGAATATGAGTTGAAGTATATTAGACCTGCTACCCAGGAAGATGTAGATAAGGCAAAAGCACTTTTTATAAAAAATGGCTATGACCACTTTGAAAAATAAATAAAATATACTAGTATAAAAAAAGCTGGCATAATGCCAGCTTTTTTTATTTTATCCTAAATTTAACACTTGTATTTTTTTATTTGAATTATCTTTAAAGTAATCAACCTCCCTATTATCATGGCTTATGACAATAAGAGTTTTATCAATTGTATTTCTTAATACAAAACTCATTATTTTTTCTTTTGTTTCCCTATCTAAACCTTTAAATGGTTCATCCATAATAATGGTATCACAGTCATATAAAATAGACCTCAAAATACTAATTCTTCTTTTCATTCCACCGCTTAATTGACTAATTTTTGTAAATAAATCTACATTTACATCTATATCTTTTAGATAATTAACAATACTATCTCTATTTATATCCTTATTTACTAATCTCAAATTTGCTAATACTGAAATATTATCTATCAGTAAATCATCTTGAAACACTGACCCAATTTTTCTATTACCTATTCCCAAAATTTCACCTTTGTCAGCTTGTTCTAACCCCAAAATCAATCTGAAAATTGTTGTTTTACCTATACCTGATTTACCTTGTATAAAAAAAATACTTTTATTTTCAATATTTAATTTGAGATTATCTAGTATCAGTTTATCTCCATAGTACTTACTTACACTATTAAACTTAATATTCATACTACACGCCTCCACCATCTAAGTAACTTACCTTACAACTAATTATTCAATAAAAATATGAAAATATTATTT includes these proteins:
- a CDS encoding ATP-binding cassette domain-containing protein, with the translated sequence MNIKFNSVSKYYGDKLILDNLKLNIENKSIFFIQGKSGIGKTTIFRLILGLEQADKGEILGIGNRKIGSVFQDDLLIDNISVLANLRLVNKDINRDSIVNYLKDIDVNVDLFTKISQLSGGMKRRISILRSILYDCDTIIMDEPFKGLDRETKEKIMSFVLRNTIDKTLIVISHDNREVDYFKDNSNKKIQVLNLG
- the pflB gene encoding formate C-acetyltransferase → MTAWNSFKTGNWTENIDVHDFINLNYKPYEGDDSFLEGPSDATTKLWSEVSDKFKEEIENGGTLDVDTDTISGIDAYDPGYIDKALEQIVGLQTDAPLKRAVMPYGGIRMVENSCEAYGYKLNPEITKIFTKYRKTHNQGVFDAYTDEMKAARRAGVITGLPDAYGRGRIIGDYRRVALYGVDLLIEKKKEEKLSLADKPMTEDIIRLREELSEQLVALNKLKNMATSYGFDISKPATNAKEAVQWLYFAYLAAIKDQNGAAMSLGRTSTFLDIYIQRDLENGIITEKEAQELMDHFVMKLRLVKFLRTPEYNDLFSGDPTWVTESIGGMNADGRTYVTKNSFRILNTLYNIGPSPEPNLTVLWSTKLPQNFKNFCSKVSIDTSSIQYENDDLMQGFNGDDYGIACCVSPMRIGKQMQFFGARVNLAKTLLYSINGGIDEKSGAQVGPKMDVLSDEILDYDKVKERFDSYSAWLAGLYVNTLNVIHYMHDKYSYESLEMALHDMEIKRTMACGIAGLSVAADSLSAIKYAKVKAIRNENNIVTDFEVEGDFPKYGNNDDRVDSIAVDLVKSFMNNVRKHKTYRDAIHTQSVLTITSNVVYGKKTGNTPDGRKAGEPFAPGANPMHGRDTHGALASLSSVAKLPFEDAQDGISNTFSIVPGALGKNKDERISNLSTMMDGYFIQKAQHLNVNVLDKATLLDAMERPEEYPQLTIRVSGYAVNFIKLTKEQQMDVINRTFHGKMA
- the pflA gene encoding pyruvate formate-lyase-activating protein, with protein sequence MAVMGRIHSVETFGTVDGPGIRYVVFAQGCNLKCKFCHNRDTWEMNAGKLVSSDEIIEDMLKYKSFYKDGGITMSGGEAALQVDFVRDIFKQAKKHEVHTCLDTNGYLDVERIKPILEYTDLVLLDLKHMIPENSIWLTGAPSEKAQILARYLDDVNIPVYIRHVLIPDITDSEENLTRMVNFVKTLHNVVRFEFLPYHIMGVSKWEQMNKEYELKYIRPATQEDVDKAKALFIKNGYDHFEK
- a CDS encoding cation diffusion facilitator family transporter, with product MDLSNRKRNIIRASVIGILSNIILAIIKVIIGTLSSSISIVLTAVNNFTDALSSIITITATRYAGKKPDKSHPFGYGRIEYVSSLTISIIITYVGISAVVESVQELLNPSKPNYTFTTLLIMGITGAIKIVLSIYTHRVGKTNDSDSLVASGLEARMDAFVSFSIILAAIIYLKWKIQLDAFLGLIIALMLVKSSIEIMKETVSKILGQRVKLELVKEIKNSICQLEDVDNVYDLVLNNYGPSSYVGSLHIEVPDYWTADRIDALERKIAGKVYKEYGIVISAIGIYSVNTKDEFANKVKEQIENIVKKYEGALQMHGFYLNRKNMSMSFDVVMDFSVKDRGEEFKRLCQEIKERYNQYEITIIMDIDAS